The following coding sequences are from one Musa acuminata AAA Group cultivar baxijiao chromosome BXJ1-6, Cavendish_Baxijiao_AAA, whole genome shotgun sequence window:
- the LOC135676032 gene encoding piriformospora indica-insensitive protein 2-like, translating to MTKMASPRAFLLLPFLIFQALSQPESSIAPMEKTEQEALYMVIQGFVGQRWNGSDLYPDPCGWTQIQGVSCDLFDGLWYVTALSIGPILENSLECTEKSEFSPLLFQLKHLKTLSIFDCFSSHEQTSLPSSNWEKLAESLENLDLRSNQGLVGGIPANLGQLRNLRSLVLVDNSLVGELPMELGNLIQLKRLMLSGNRFSGQIPASLCNNLNQLLILDLGGNSLTGSLPSSLCGLSSLLKLDINSNRLHGSLPPGLGNLSHLTLLDLRNNSLSGVPSKSLAGMESLQVLLLSYNPWGGSLLEFEWKNLRNLTTLDLSHMGLEGTIPETIASLKRLRYLALDNNHLSGIVSSKFAALPSLTALYLNGNNLTGELEFPERFYRRMGKRFASWNNPNLCCNAAAMATGSAPHGVAQCKRDQEPSANGSNANERVDDRNPDQNSGLSTSFLFPASSISGFWWGIVVQEVMVMFLLVMLL from the exons ATGACAAAGATGGCTTCTCCACGGGCTTTTCTCCTCCTACCATTCCTCATCTTCCAAGCGTTATCCCAACCAGAAAGCTCCATCGCTCCGATGGAGAAGACAGAGCAAGAAGCCCTGTACATGGTGATCCAAGGCTTTGTCGGACAACGGTGGAATGGGTCGGATCTTTATCCGGATCCTTGCGGCTGGACGCAAATACAG GGAGTATCATGCGATCTCTTTGATGGTCTATGGTACGTTACGGCCCTAAGCATCGGACCCATCCTTGAGAATTCACTGGAATGCACGGAGAAATCAGAGTTCAGTCCACTACTATTTCAGCTCAAgcatctcaaaaccctctccatcTTCGATTGCTTCTCTTCTCATGAACAAACTAGCTTGCCATCAAGCAACTGGGAGAAGCTAGCTGAAAGCTTGGAAAACCTCGATTTGCGCTCGAATCAAGGCCTCGTGGGAGGAATCCCAGCCAACCTTGGTCAGCTTCGTAATCTACGGTCCCTTGTGCTAGTCGACAACTCACTGGTGGGAGAATTGCCGATGGAACTTGGGAATTTGATCCAGCTGAAGAGACTGATGCTCTCGGGGAACCGATTCTCTGGTCAAATTCCAGCTTCTCTTTGCAACAATTTAAACCAGCTCTTGATCTTGGACCTCGGCGGGAATTCCCTGACTGGTTCTCTCCCTTCCTCTCTCTGCGGTCTCAGTTCACTCTTAAAGCTGGACATCAACAGCAATCGATTACATGGAAGCCTTCCTCCCGGGCTTGGAAATCTCAGCCACCTTACCCTTCTGGATCTCAGGAACAATAGCTTATCTGGTGTTCCTTCCAAATCACTTGCTGGCATGGAGTCACTTCAGGTTTTGCTTCTGTCTTACAACCCATGGGGTGGGAGTCTGCTGGAATTCGAGTGGAAGAACTTGAGGAACCTTACCACCTTGGACCTTTCCCATATGGGTTTAGAAGGCACGATTCCTGAAACTATTGCAAGCCTGAAGAGATTGAGATACCTCGCGTTAGACAACAACCACCTCTCTGGCATTGTCTCTTCCAAGTTCGCAGCTCTGCCTTCTCTTACTGCTCTCTATCTCAATGGCAACAACTTAACGGGGGAGCTTGAGTTCCCCGAAAGGTTCTACCGGAGGATGGGAAAGAGATTTGCTTCTTGGAACAATCCAAATCTCTGTTGCAATGCTGCAGCCATGGCCACAGGAAGTGCCCCTCACGGTGTGGCACAATGCAAGCGAGACCAAGAGCCCTCCGCCAATGGCTCCAATGCCAACGAGAGGGTAGATGATAGGAATCCAGATCAGAATTCTGGTCTGTCGACCTCTTTTCTGTTTCCTGCTTCTTCAATTAGTGGTTTTTGGTGGGGAATTGTTGTTCAAGAGGTGATGGTCATGTTTCTTTTGGTCATGCTCTTGTAG